A stretch of Caldanaerobius polysaccharolyticus DSM 13641 DNA encodes these proteins:
- the ligA gene encoding NAD-dependent DNA ligase LigA, with protein MRDNVKERIEELRKVISYHDYMYYVLDSPEISDEEYDRLMRELKDLERQYPEFITPDSPTQRVGGQPLKEFAEHQHTIPLLSLDDVFNEGELRDFDRRVKEAVGDTDYVLELKIDGLSVALQYDDGIFIRGATRGDGYTGEDVTQNLKTIRSIPLRLKEDVTLEVRGEVYMPKKYFAELNEAREEEGQPLFANPRNAAAGSLRQLDPAVTARRQLDIFVFNLQRVEGKAFKTHIEALEYLKDIGFKISPYLIHIKDVEEALGYIEEWREKRHQLPFEIDGMVLKVNDLAKRDVLGATARHYRWAIAYKFPAERQKAKVEDIIVQVGRTGAITPTAVLTPVRLAGTTVSRATLHNEDYIKEKDIRIGDTVLVQKAGDIIPEVVEVVKEERTGKEVPFVMPDRCPECGAKTVRIEGEAAVRCPNLNCPAQIRRGIIHFASRDAMNIEGLGPAIISQLIDNGLVKNIADIYYLKYEDLVKLERMGDKSANNLLTAIENSKKNGLDRLLFGLGIRYIGSKAAEVLSYWFKSMDGIMNAKQEDLVQVPEIGEKMAESVVAFFADDHNREMIERLKKAGVNMSSLEKASVSNKFDGMTFVLTGTLEKYTRAQATEIIEQNGGKVSSSVSKKTSYVLAGKDPGSKLDKARKLGVPVITEDEFEKMLSI; from the coding sequence ATGAGGGACAATGTAAAAGAGCGCATTGAAGAGCTGAGGAAGGTAATATCCTATCACGATTACATGTATTACGTGTTGGATTCTCCGGAGATTTCCGATGAAGAGTACGACAGGCTTATGAGGGAATTAAAGGATCTTGAAAGGCAGTATCCAGAGTTTATCACCCCTGATTCGCCCACCCAGAGGGTTGGAGGCCAACCCCTTAAAGAATTTGCAGAGCATCAGCATACCATTCCCCTGCTTAGCCTTGACGATGTCTTTAATGAAGGTGAGCTGAGGGATTTTGACAGGAGGGTAAAGGAGGCGGTAGGGGATACCGATTATGTTTTGGAGCTTAAAATCGATGGCCTTTCTGTGGCCCTGCAGTACGATGACGGCATATTTATACGGGGGGCGACCAGAGGGGATGGATATACAGGAGAGGATGTGACGCAGAATCTCAAGACCATAAGGTCAATTCCGCTGAGGCTTAAAGAGGACGTGACCCTGGAGGTCAGGGGAGAAGTGTACATGCCCAAAAAGTACTTTGCCGAGCTTAACGAGGCGCGAGAAGAGGAGGGACAGCCCCTTTTTGCAAACCCTCGAAACGCCGCCGCTGGCTCTCTAAGGCAGCTGGATCCTGCTGTGACGGCCAGACGGCAACTTGACATATTTGTGTTTAACCTGCAGAGGGTTGAGGGAAAGGCGTTTAAAACCCATATAGAGGCTTTGGAGTATTTAAAAGACATAGGGTTTAAGATAAGCCCTTATTTGATACATATAAAAGACGTGGAGGAGGCGCTGGGGTACATAGAGGAGTGGAGGGAAAAGCGGCACCAGCTTCCCTTTGAGATAGACGGCATGGTCTTAAAAGTAAACGACCTGGCCAAAAGGGATGTACTGGGGGCTACAGCAAGGCATTATAGATGGGCTATTGCCTACAAATTCCCCGCGGAAAGGCAAAAAGCGAAAGTAGAGGATATCATCGTCCAGGTAGGCAGGACGGGGGCTATTACCCCGACTGCTGTGCTGACCCCTGTCAGGCTGGCTGGGACCACTGTGAGCAGAGCTACCCTTCACAACGAAGACTACATAAAAGAGAAGGACATAAGGATAGGGGATACGGTGCTGGTTCAAAAGGCGGGGGATATAATCCCTGAGGTGGTGGAGGTGGTAAAAGAAGAGCGCACGGGCAAAGAGGTGCCTTTTGTCATGCCTGACAGGTGCCCGGAGTGCGGTGCTAAAACCGTCAGGATAGAAGGGGAAGCCGCTGTGCGCTGTCCCAACCTCAACTGCCCTGCCCAGATAAGGCGAGGCATAATACACTTTGCTTCACGGGATGCCATGAACATTGAGGGATTAGGCCCTGCTATCATATCCCAGCTGATTGATAACGGCCTTGTAAAGAACATAGCGGATATTTATTACCTTAAGTATGAGGACCTGGTTAAATTGGAGCGCATGGGGGATAAGTCTGCCAACAACCTTTTGACGGCTATTGAAAACAGCAAGAAAAACGGTTTGGACAGGCTGTTGTTTGGCCTTGGCATAAGGTACATAGGCTCAAAGGCAGCGGAGGTTCTATCTTACTGGTTTAAAAGCATGGACGGAATTATGAACGCGAAGCAAGAGGACCTGGTCCAGGTTCCTGAGATAGGCGAGAAGATGGCTGAGAGCGTTGTGGCCTTTTTTGCCGATGACCACAACAGAGAGATGATTGAACGGCTAAAAAAGGCCGGCGTCAATATGAGTAGCTTGGAAAAAGCCAGCGTGAGCAACAAATTTGACGGCATGACATTTGTGCTCACAGGTACCCTAGAGAAGTACACCCGCGCACAGGCTACAGAGATCATAGAGCAGAATGGAGGTAAGGTATCCTCCAGCGTCAGCAAAAAGACCAGCTATGTGTTGGCAGGCAAGGATCCCGGTTCCAAGCTGGATAAGGCGCGAAAGCTAGGGGTGCCTGTTATAACCGAGGACGAGTTTGAAAAAATGCTTTCGATTTGA
- a CDS encoding FeoA family protein — protein MTLDLAKIGNKLIIDKIDDERVKIQILRFGISEGSLVKCVEKLPKGPVIIQNRMQEIAIGRKLAEKIKIKEVKEG, from the coding sequence ATGACACTGGACCTAGCCAAAATAGGAAATAAACTCATCATAGACAAAATCGACGACGAAAGAGTAAAAATACAGATATTGCGATTCGGTATATCAGAGGGTTCCTTGGTAAAGTGCGTGGAAAAGTTGCCAAAAGGCCCTGTTATTATACAGAACCGCATGCAGGAAATAGCCATAGGCAGGAAACTGGCCGAAAAAATCAAGATCAAAGAAGTCAAGGAGGGTTAA
- the feoB gene encoding ferrous iron transport protein B — protein MSSCCAPIKIDIPENAKKIVLVGNPNVGKSVFFNALTGMYVDVSNYPGTTVDISHGMYGKDVIIDTPGVYGVSSFNDEERVARDVILSADIILNVVDALHLERDLFLTQQLIDMGKPVIVALNQMDEAEKNGISIDVEKLSQELDVPVIPCIATKNVGISEVKKNLYNARKGKPIKIVEENYRAYEGKGIDHSEILLILEDDENVCARNGIANPPGLREEIYTERRKRVDQIVSSVVSEQYAHASFSTKLAKLMLKPVTGIPLLIITLVIMYQVIGVFIAQTVVGFTEDTVMNGLYKPFIEKVVGSVIPQKSFLGNILIGEFGLLTMTVIYIVGLLLPLVIGFYFFLSLLEDSGYLPRIAVLVDRVLTKLGLNGKAIIPIILGLGCITMATITTRILGSRRERFIATMLLGLAIPCSAQLAVITSMIAPLGPKYIISYVIILVAIFVAIGTTLNKVLPGESTDLLIDLPTLKVPRIDNVVKKTITKTKMFLEDAAPLFALGSLGIAILQYTGVLDFIQRLAAPLTTGWLKLPKEAANAFIMGFVRRDFGAAGLYALKLSPNQTLVALVTITLFVPCIAATMIIFKERSKAESLTIWLGSVFLAFLIGGTLAQIIL, from the coding sequence ATGAGCAGTTGCTGCGCGCCCATTAAAATCGATATACCTGAAAACGCGAAAAAAATCGTTCTGGTAGGAAACCCTAATGTGGGCAAATCGGTTTTTTTTAACGCCCTCACCGGGATGTACGTGGACGTATCCAATTATCCAGGAACTACTGTGGACATAAGCCATGGGATGTACGGCAAAGACGTAATAATAGACACGCCCGGTGTCTACGGCGTATCCTCCTTCAACGACGAAGAGAGGGTAGCGCGAGATGTGATTTTAAGCGCTGACATAATCCTGAACGTGGTAGACGCCCTGCACCTGGAGAGGGATCTCTTCCTCACCCAACAGTTGATCGACATGGGAAAGCCCGTTATAGTGGCTTTAAACCAGATGGACGAAGCCGAGAAAAACGGGATTTCCATAGATGTTGAAAAATTGTCTCAGGAGCTTGACGTCCCCGTGATTCCCTGTATAGCCACAAAGAACGTAGGCATAAGCGAAGTGAAAAAAAACCTGTACAACGCGCGAAAGGGAAAGCCTATTAAAATAGTAGAAGAAAACTACAGGGCTTATGAGGGCAAAGGTATAGACCACAGCGAAATCCTGCTGATATTGGAAGATGACGAAAACGTGTGCGCGAGAAATGGCATAGCAAACCCTCCTGGCCTCAGAGAAGAAATCTACACCGAAAGGCGCAAAAGGGTAGACCAGATTGTAAGCTCCGTCGTAAGCGAGCAATACGCTCACGCCTCTTTTTCTACAAAACTGGCCAAGCTCATGCTCAAGCCCGTTACAGGCATTCCTTTATTGATAATAACTCTCGTTATCATGTACCAGGTCATCGGGGTATTTATCGCCCAGACCGTGGTAGGCTTTACTGAAGACACCGTGATGAACGGCCTCTACAAGCCATTTATAGAGAAAGTGGTTGGAAGCGTAATACCTCAAAAGTCGTTTCTAGGCAATATCTTGATCGGGGAATTCGGGCTTCTCACCATGACCGTCATCTACATCGTAGGCCTGCTTCTTCCTCTGGTCATAGGCTTTTACTTTTTCCTGTCGCTGTTGGAGGACTCTGGATACCTTCCCAGAATAGCCGTACTGGTGGACAGAGTGCTTACAAAGTTGGGATTAAACGGCAAAGCTATAATCCCTATCATACTGGGCCTGGGCTGTATCACCATGGCCACCATTACCACAAGGATACTGGGATCAAGGCGAGAGCGATTTATAGCCACCATGCTTTTGGGATTGGCGATACCCTGCTCAGCGCAATTGGCCGTCATAACCAGCATGATAGCGCCTCTAGGCCCTAAGTATATAATCTCTTATGTGATAATACTGGTAGCTATATTCGTAGCCATAGGCACCACCCTCAACAAGGTACTGCCCGGTGAATCCACAGACCTTTTGATAGACCTGCCTACCTTAAAAGTACCCCGCATAGACAACGTCGTAAAAAAGACCATTACAAAGACAAAGATGTTTCTCGAGGACGCCGCTCCTTTGTTTGCGTTAGGATCTCTTGGCATCGCTATACTGCAGTATACAGGTGTTTTAGATTTTATACAAAGATTAGCAGCTCCTCTGACCACAGGGTGGTTAAAACTGCCCAAAGAAGCGGCAAACGCGTTTATAATGGGATTTGTAAGGCGCGACTTTGGAGCCGCCGGACTCTATGCGCTCAAGCTGAGCCCCAATCAGACCCTGGTGGCACTGGTAACCATAACGCTATTCGTACCGTGTATAGCCGCTACCATGATTATATTTAAAGAGAGAAGCAAAGCTGAATCCCTGACCATTTGGTTGGGCTCGGTGTTTTTGGCATTCTTAATCGGCGGTACCCTAGCGCAGATCATATTGTGA
- a CDS encoding pro-sigmaK processing inhibitor BofA family protein, producing MILFSSAFSFMIGIILLAFVLWLFSKSIRFLFRFILNSIVGFIFLIIFNFFGGIVGLYLPVNVITAFVAGVLGIPGIIVLLLAKYFFHFI from the coding sequence GTGATATTGTTTTCAAGCGCCTTTTCCTTTATGATAGGGATTATACTGCTGGCTTTTGTGCTATGGCTTTTCAGCAAATCCATAAGGTTTCTTTTTAGGTTTATTCTAAATTCCATAGTGGGTTTTATATTCCTTATCATCTTCAACTTCTTTGGCGGGATAGTAGGGCTATACCTTCCCGTAAATGTCATAACGGCATTTGTTGCAGGGGTATTGGGCATACCTGGTATAATCGTCCTGTTGCTGGCCAAATACTTTTTCCACTTCATTTAA
- the pcrA gene encoding DNA helicase PcrA — translation MNLIESLNEAQRSAVLTTEGPLLILAGAGSGKTRVITYRIAYLIKEKGISPYNILAITFTNKAAREMRERVEKLLGGEARDIWIMTFHAACVRILRRDIERIGYSRNFVIYDTSDQMALLKNCIKELNLNEKMYEPAVIMSAISRAKDKMIAPEDYLDAYGDDFRNRKIKDIYSLYQEKLKKNNALDFDDIILKTIQLFKSDPEVLDYYQRRFKYIMVDEYQDTNAAQYQFIKLLSSYHRNLCVVGDDDQSIYGWRGADIRNILDFEKDFENTTVVKLEQNYRSTKQILEAANEVVSNNKGRKPKRLWTVNGDGMPITVYTAVDEHDEAEYAVTRILEGVARGNSFGSYAILYRTNAQSRVFEDVLNREGIPYRMVGGLRFYDRKEIKDIIAYLRVLQNPLDDVSLRRIVNVPKRGIGEGTLSKLEEYTVHKGISLYDAMLECGEVLSARAAKAVENFVEMMTELMAVKEVVDVTQLIEEVLEKTGYVKELEKDESEEAQSRIQNLREFLTVAQEFEAQSEDKSLQAFLENISLVTDVDELDESQDAVVLMTLHGAKGLEFDNVFIVGMEEGIFPISRAMLDEAQLEEERRLCYVGITRARKKLYITHALQRSTYGSVSYNPVSRFVEEIPEYLVEHEGYGGGSIPRSERKYIAATRKSSRDSQAYIIGQKVQHAKWGIGTVIEANESEVVVAFDSVGTKRLAVDFAPLKIVGP, via the coding sequence TTGAATTTAATAGAGTCATTAAACGAGGCCCAGAGAAGCGCAGTGCTTACCACGGAAGGGCCTTTATTGATACTGGCAGGTGCCGGCAGCGGCAAGACCAGGGTGATAACCTACCGTATCGCATACCTGATTAAAGAAAAAGGCATAAGCCCGTATAATATCCTCGCGATCACATTTACCAACAAAGCGGCCAGGGAGATGCGAGAGCGGGTGGAAAAGCTTCTGGGTGGAGAAGCCAGAGACATATGGATTATGACCTTTCACGCAGCCTGTGTGAGGATATTGAGGAGGGACATAGAGCGCATAGGCTATTCCAGAAATTTTGTGATATACGATACGTCGGATCAGATGGCCCTTTTAAAAAATTGCATTAAAGAGCTGAACTTAAATGAGAAAATGTACGAACCTGCGGTTATTATGTCTGCTATTTCCAGGGCCAAAGATAAGATGATAGCTCCTGAAGACTATTTGGATGCCTATGGCGACGACTTTAGGAACAGGAAGATAAAGGACATTTACAGCCTTTATCAGGAAAAGCTAAAGAAAAACAATGCGCTGGATTTTGATGACATTATATTAAAGACTATCCAGCTGTTTAAAAGCGATCCAGAGGTGCTGGACTACTACCAGAGGCGCTTTAAGTACATCATGGTAGACGAGTACCAGGATACCAACGCGGCTCAGTACCAGTTTATAAAACTACTGTCTTCGTATCACAGGAATTTATGCGTGGTAGGCGACGACGACCAGAGCATTTACGGCTGGAGAGGCGCTGATATAAGAAACATACTGGACTTTGAAAAGGATTTTGAAAACACCACGGTGGTTAAGCTGGAGCAAAATTACCGTTCCACAAAACAGATACTGGAAGCAGCCAATGAAGTAGTATCCAACAATAAAGGCCGCAAGCCCAAAAGACTCTGGACGGTCAACGGCGACGGCATGCCCATTACGGTTTATACGGCGGTGGATGAGCACGACGAGGCTGAATACGCTGTGACGCGTATCCTTGAGGGTGTGGCCCGAGGAAACTCGTTTGGGAGCTACGCCATACTGTACAGGACCAATGCCCAGTCCCGCGTCTTTGAAGATGTGCTCAACCGAGAGGGTATCCCTTACAGGATGGTAGGGGGCTTGAGGTTTTACGACAGGAAAGAGATAAAGGACATAATCGCGTACCTCAGGGTTTTGCAGAATCCCCTGGACGATGTGAGCTTGAGGAGAATCGTAAATGTGCCCAAAAGGGGTATAGGAGAAGGCACATTGAGCAAATTGGAAGAGTATACTGTCCATAAGGGCATTAGCCTTTACGACGCCATGTTAGAGTGCGGGGAAGTGTTGTCGGCAAGAGCGGCCAAGGCCGTAGAGAATTTTGTGGAGATGATGACCGAGCTCATGGCCGTCAAAGAGGTAGTGGACGTAACCCAGCTGATAGAAGAGGTGCTGGAAAAGACGGGCTATGTCAAGGAGCTGGAAAAAGATGAAAGCGAAGAGGCCCAGTCCAGGATACAGAACCTGCGGGAGTTTCTCACGGTAGCCCAGGAGTTTGAGGCGCAGAGCGAGGATAAGTCCCTCCAGGCGTTTCTTGAGAATATATCGCTGGTTACTGATGTAGACGAGCTGGATGAAAGCCAGGACGCTGTGGTATTGATGACACTGCATGGAGCTAAGGGCCTGGAGTTTGACAATGTGTTTATTGTGGGAATGGAAGAAGGGATTTTTCCCATCTCCAGGGCTATGCTGGATGAGGCCCAACTGGAAGAGGAGCGCAGGTTGTGCTATGTGGGCATAACCCGCGCTAGAAAAAAACTTTACATCACCCACGCCCTGCAGAGGAGCACCTATGGAAGCGTGAGCTATAACCCTGTTTCGCGGTTTGTAGAGGAGATACCTGAATACCTTGTGGAGCACGAAGGATATGGAGGAGGCTCCATACCTCGAAGTGAGAGGAAGTATATCGCTGCTACAAGAAAATCTTCGCGGGACAGTCAAGCATATATAATAGGTCAGAAGGTACAGCACGCTAAATGGGGGATAGGCACGGTTATAGAAGCTAATGAATCAGAGGTTGTGGTCGCCTTTGATAGCGTGGGAACCAAGAGGCTTGCCGTGGATTTTGCGCCGTTAAAGATTGTAGGTCCATGA
- a CDS encoding YerC/YecD family TrpR-related protein — protein sequence MYQSRIKDKMIDELFEAILCLKDIDECYMFFEDVCTINEIKELAQRFKVAKMLKDKKTYNEIAEVTGASTATISRVNRFLNYGSGGYRMVLERIKSKGGPEKD from the coding sequence ATGTACCAGTCCAGGATAAAGGACAAAATGATAGATGAGCTGTTTGAAGCCATATTGTGTTTGAAGGATATAGATGAGTGCTACATGTTTTTTGAGGACGTGTGCACTATAAACGAGATTAAGGAGCTGGCCCAGCGCTTTAAAGTGGCCAAGATGCTTAAAGATAAAAAGACGTATAACGAGATAGCAGAGGTAACAGGGGCCAGTACCGCTACTATAAGCAGGGTAAACCGGTTTTTGAATTACGGTTCAGGAGGATACCGCATGGTACTGGAGCGCATAAAGTCAAAGGGCGGCCCGGAAAAGGATTAA